The nucleotide sequence TTGGATACTCTTCACTAAAAGATTACTCAAAAGATTTCTGTATTACTGAAGACCTAATCGGCGACCGAAATATTATTTTGCTTCATCCAGGTCCTGTAAATCGGAATATTGATATTTCTGACGGAATGATGAGTGATCCTCGTGCAAAAATTTTGGAACAAGTTGAAAATGGTGTTGTTGTTAGAATGGCAATTCTAAAACACCTTTTAGGAGAAAATTCTTGAGACACGACTCAACTCAATGGATTTCTATTTCAGATGTAATGTCTGGACTTATGCTCATTTTTCTACTTATTTCAGTTGGTTATATGATAGAGATTGAAGAAGAGAAAGACAAAATCAAAAGCATCGCCACAGCTTACGAAAATAGTCAAAAAGCTTTAAATGAAGCTCTAAACAATGAGTTTCAAAAAGATTTAAAAATTTGGAATGCTGAAATTTTAGACAACAATACGATTCGTTTCAAAGATCCAAATATGCTTTTCCAAACAGGTCGAAGTAATTTAAAAAATGATTTTGAAAAAATTTTAGAGGACTTTTTTCCGCGATATATTTTTATTTTGACAGATTCTAAATTTCGAGATGAAATTGAAGAAGTCAGAATTGAGGGACACACTTCTACAAATTGGAATGGAGCAAAAAACAAAAACGAGAGATATATTAAAAATGCAAAACTCTCTCAAGACCGAGCTTTTGCTGTTTTAGATTACTGCATCGAATTACCAAAAATATATTCTGAAGTTGATTGGTTGATTAAAAGATTTCGGGCAAACGGAGTCTCATTTGCAAAACCTATTTTACAAAATGGAGTTGAAAATGAAGAGCTTTCAAGACGGGTAGAATTTAGAGTAATTACAAATACAGAAGAGAAAATTTACGATATTTTGGAGGCATTTAGTGGTAAATAGAGTTTGGAGATCTCCTGCGAAAGTGAATTTGTACCTTAAAATTGTCGGGACTCGTGGAAATTATCACCTCATCGAGTCTCGATTTTTGCGAGTCGATTCTCTTTTCGACGAAATAGGTTTTGTAAAAGAGAGAGGAAATTTTGAAATTCACGGTTTCAATTTTCCAAAAGAGCAGAATATAATTTATAAAACTCTCCAATCACTCTTAAAAAATCTTGACAAAAACAGAGCTAAAACAGTTACTGATTTTTTTAACGAGTATTCACTTAAAGTAAATAAGAGAATTCCAGAAATGGCTGGACTCGGCGGTGGTAGTTCAAATTCTGCCACTTTTTTAAATATGATCGATGAGGTCTTAAAACTCAATTTAAGTTTAAAAAAGAGAGAGGAAATTGTAAAACCACTCGGTTCTGATATTATCTTTTTTCTACACAACACTTTTTCCGCAAATGTTTCAGGAACTGGCGAAACTGTAAAACCCTTAGGTGAAGAGACATTTAATATTCAGGTTTTTACTCCACCAATAAAATGTAACACGGGAAAAATTTATCAAACTTATCGAAAATCGTTCCTAGAAAAACCAAATTTAATAGAGTTAGAAGTTATGAGAGAGATGGATTCTCTTGAACTTTTTAATATTCTTGGAATTGAAAAAGCAAACGATTTGTATAATCCCGCACTACAAGTTTGTCCAGATTTAGAAAATTACAGCAATGAAAATTTTCTTTTTTCTGGTAGCGGAAGCTCATTTTTTAAAATTTAAGGAGAAAAATGAAAAAAACAGCTCAAATATTTGGAATTGTTCTCTCACTTTTTATAGTTCTTATCATTGGACTTTTTATATATCCGTTTTATAATCCAGATGAAAAAGTTGGAAATGGCAAAACTGATATCGTCGCAACTTTTTATCCAACTTATGATATTTCAAAAAATATTGTTGGTGATTTAGCAAATGTTGAACAAGTTATACCTTTTGGTGTTGAGCCACACTCTTTTGAGCCAACTCCACAAAATATGTTAAAAATCATCAACAGCGAACTTTTTATCTATACAGGCGAACATCTCGACGAATGGGCAAATGAAGTTGCAAATTCCACTATTTACAAAGATAACTTTTTAGAACTTGCACCTTTTGTTGAAATCGTAAATGATGATCCGCATTTTTGGCTCTCATTTTCAAATTTCAAAAAAATTGTGTTGCAATTGAAGAGAGAATTTCAAAAATAGATCCTGAAAACAGTGCAACTTATCAAAAAAATCGAGACACATATTTAGAAAAAGTTGAAAATCTTGAAAATCGTTTTAAAACAGAATTGGGAAATTGTAAATTACAAAAAGTTATTGTAAATCACAATGCTTTTCAATATCTTTCGCGAGAATTTAATTTTGAGACAATTCCTGTGATGGGACTCTCTCCAGATGAACAACCGAGTGCAAAACGAGTCGGTGAAATTATAGAACTTTCAAAAGATGGTGAAATTTCAACGGTTTTTTTCGAGGAACTTGCTTCGGATAAAGTGGCACAAAGTATCTCAAAAGAGAGTGGATTAAAAGTATCTTCACTTTCACCAATTGGAAATGTTCCCGCAAATAAAGCAAATGATGGATTTTTAAAAATCATGAGTCAAAATTTAGAAAATTTAAAAGAGGCTCTCGATTGCCAATAGTTCGAGTAAAAAATCTCAATTACAAATTAAACGGAGTTGAGATTTTACGAGATATAAATTTTTCGATTGAGAGTGGCGAATATGTTGCAATTGTTGGACCAAACGGCGGTGGAAAAACTACACTTGTAAATATTATTTTACAACTAAAACGAGGCTGGAGTGGAGAAATAGAACTTTTTGGGACTCCAGTCTCAAAGTTTAAAGATTGGAAAAAAATCGGATTTCTACCGCAAAGAGCAATTGATATTGACCATAAATTTCCGATAAAAGTTTCTGAAGTTGTGCGACTTGGAAATTTAGACTCATTTTGGAAAAAAGATCAGCAGGTTCAAAAAACAATGGAAAATCTTGGAATTTATGAATTTAAAGATAGGTTGATTGGAGAATTATCTGGCGGACAAAAACAGCGAGTTATGATTGCTCGTGCTTTGGTTTCAAATCCAAAACTACTTTTTCTTGACGAGCCAAATTCTGGAGTAGATCAGAAAACTCAAGCTGAATTTTATAGACTTCTCTCAGATTTGAATCGTGAAAATAGTTTGACAATTGTTTTCATCACTCACGATATTGGAGCGATTGAAGAATCTGTAACTTCACTCTTTTCAGTCAATCGCGAATTGATTCGGAGTTAGGAAAAATTCCCCAAAAGGGGAAATCAAAAACATCTATTCCAATTTATAATAATTGAAATTTCAAACTACTATTTTTGGTATACAATTTAAGCTTAAAA is from Thiovulum sp. ES and encodes:
- a CDS encoding outer membrane protein/peptidoglycan-associated (lipo)protein (PFAM: OmpA family) translates to MRHDSTQWISISDVMSGLMLIFLLISVGYMIEIEEEKDKIKSIATAYENSQKALNEALNNEFQKDLKIWNAEILDNNTIRFKDPNMLFQTGRSNLKNDFEKILEDFFPRYIFILTDSKFRDEIEEVRIEGHTSTNWNGAKNKNERYIKNAKLSQDRAFAVLDYCIELPKIYSEVDWLIKRFRANGVSFAKPILQNGVENEELSRRVEFRVITNTEEKIYDILEAFSGK
- a CDS encoding 4-diphosphocytidyl-2C-methyl-D-erythritol 2-phosphate synthase (TIGRFAM: 4-diphosphocytidyl-2C-methyl-D-erythritol kinase) yields the protein MVNRVWRSPAKVNLYLKIVGTRGNYHLIESRFLRVDSLFDEIGFVKERGNFEIHGFNFPKEQNIIYKTLQSLLKNLDKNRAKTVTDFFNEYSLKVNKRIPEMAGLGGGSSNSATFLNMIDEVLKLNLSLKKREEIVKPLGSDIIFFLHNTFSANVSGTGETVKPLGEETFNIQVFTPPIKCNTGKIYQTYRKSFLEKPNLIELEVMREMDSLELFNILGIEKANDLYNPALQVCPDLENYSNENFLFSGSGSSFFKI
- a CDS encoding ABC-type metal ion transport system, periplasmic component/surface adhesin (PFAM: Periplasmic solute binding protein family), whose product is MKKTAQIFGIVLSLFIVLIIGLFIYPFYNPDEKVGNGKTDIVATFYPTYDISKNIVGDLANVEQVIPFGVEPHSFEPTPQNMLKIINSELFIYTGEHLDEWANEVANSTIYKDNFLELAPFVEIVNDDPHFWLSFSNFKKIVLQLKREFQK
- a CDS encoding ABC-type metal ion transport system, periplasmic component/surface adhesin (PFAM: Periplasmic solute binding protein family) — protein: MGNCKLQKVIVNHNAFQYLSREFNFETIPVMGLSPDEQPSAKRVGEIIELSKDGEISTVFFEELASDKVAQSISKESGLKVSSLSPIGNVPANKANDGFLKIMSQNLENLKEALDCQ
- a CDS encoding ATPase component of Mn/Zn ABC-type transporter (PFAM: ABC transporter~IMG reference gene:2508610757_SP); translation: MPIVRVKNLNYKLNGVEILRDINFSIESGEYVAIVGPNGGGKTTLVNIILQLKRGWSGEIELFGTPVSKFKDWKKIGFLPQRAIDIDHKFPIKVSEVVRLGNLDSFWKKDQQVQKTMENLGIYEFKDRLIGELSGGQKQRVMIARALVSNPKLLFLDEPNSGVDQKTQAEFYRLLSDLNRENSLTIVFITHDIGAIEESVTSLFSVNRELIRS